One stretch of Sulfuricystis multivorans DNA includes these proteins:
- a CDS encoding EAL domain-containing protein yields the protein MKVLYIEDSAAAADLARRHLARHAPQIALTLAPTLAEGLARLDEGFDLLLTDLQLPDGSGLEALTEVRARRLPLAVVVLTASGDQNAAIAALKAGADDYLVKRADYLDRLPQTLLAARERFLAHAERRTRPLHVLYVEHNAFDVDLLQRHLAEHAPHIRLDAVADARTALTRLPTGPETPCPWQVLLVDYRLPGLDGLELAKIVREERRLDIPIVLVTGHGSEEVAAQALHLGVDDYLSKHEGYLYEIAAVIEKVDRQVHLERERRRLAETSARLAHFIAASSVVLYSLRWQDGTVTPAWVSENLERLYGYRVEEALSSEWWEERLHPADRDSALGAVSRLFERGALEHEYRFRAADGRYRWIRDSLRLVRDAEGRPQEIVGAWLDIGETKRRQQIDEARRATLDALIGERPLKEILDGIARRLEALDAELRVSILVVDPRDGRLYTQAGPSLPDFYNAAVDGLEIGEGRGSCGSAAALGQNVIVADIDTHPYWAPYRDIAHRADIRACWSVPLFEEGGQVLGTVGCYYATPRAPSDKDLALIEEFARLAALAVTKVRANERLRQAAAVFAATRDGIVITDLAPRILAVNRAWSEITGYSEAEALGQNPRMLKSGRQDRPFYQTLWATLRQAGHWQGEIWNRRKNGEIYAEWLSISTIYDERGRPTNYVGVLTDLSHLKAVEEKLEHLAHHDILTDLPNRLMMQVRLAAALERAHRSPQRLATLFVDLDRFKDVNDSLGHPAGDALLVEVAKRLRSRLREEDLLARVGGDEFVAVLENLETPDQAAIVARGLIEQLTEPFFINGSAVFIGASIGISLHPDDAQDATELIQHADAALYLAKQEGRNTYRFHTEALTRAARERLTLETRLRQALEHQEFALHYQPLVDRNGQPFGVEALIRWQPPGEEMVAPARFIPLAEETGLILPIGRWVIETACRQMAAWRRAGLPLQALAVNLSARQFEDPHLPTLIRSTLETTGLPADCLELELTESLLMKNVERSLAVLQEFKALGVKIAIDDFGTGYSSLAYLRRFPVDKLKIDQSFVRDLDVDPNDREIAATIVAMARNLHLVVLAEGVEKSSQFEILHGFGCDSYQGYLFARPMPADDVPAWCEKQ from the coding sequence ATGAAGGTTCTCTACATCGAAGATTCCGCCGCCGCTGCCGATCTCGCCCGGCGGCATCTGGCGCGCCATGCGCCGCAGATCGCGCTCACGCTGGCTCCGACGCTGGCCGAGGGACTTGCCCGGCTGGACGAAGGTTTCGATCTACTGCTCACCGACCTGCAGCTACCCGACGGTTCCGGGCTCGAAGCGCTGACCGAAGTGCGCGCGCGGCGGCTGCCGCTGGCGGTGGTCGTGCTCACCGCTTCGGGCGACCAGAATGCGGCGATCGCCGCATTGAAGGCCGGTGCCGATGACTACCTGGTCAAACGCGCCGACTATCTCGACCGTCTGCCGCAAACCCTGCTCGCCGCGCGCGAGCGCTTCCTCGCCCATGCCGAACGGCGCACGCGCCCTTTGCACGTGCTCTATGTCGAACACAACGCCTTCGACGTCGACCTGCTGCAACGCCACCTCGCCGAACACGCGCCGCACATCCGTCTCGATGCCGTAGCGGACGCCCGAACGGCGCTTACCCGACTGCCCACAGGGCCTGAAACACCCTGCCCGTGGCAGGTGCTGCTGGTCGATTACCGGCTGCCGGGGCTCGATGGGCTGGAACTGGCGAAGATCGTGCGCGAAGAGCGGCGGCTGGACATCCCGATCGTGCTCGTCACCGGCCACGGCAGCGAGGAAGTGGCTGCCCAGGCACTGCATCTGGGCGTCGATGACTATCTGTCGAAACACGAAGGCTATCTTTACGAGATCGCCGCGGTGATCGAAAAGGTCGACCGTCAGGTCCACCTCGAACGCGAACGCCGGCGACTGGCCGAAACCAGTGCCCGGCTGGCGCATTTCATCGCGGCAAGCTCCGTCGTCCTCTATAGTCTGCGCTGGCAGGACGGCACGGTCACGCCGGCCTGGGTGTCGGAAAACCTCGAGCGCTTGTACGGCTACCGCGTCGAAGAAGCCTTGTCGTCAGAGTGGTGGGAGGAACGCTTGCATCCGGCCGACCGCGACAGCGCGCTCGGCGCGGTCTCGAGGCTTTTCGAGCGTGGTGCGCTCGAGCACGAATACCGCTTTCGCGCCGCGGATGGCCGCTACCGCTGGATCCGCGACAGCCTGCGCCTGGTGCGTGACGCGGAAGGACGGCCGCAGGAGATCGTCGGCGCCTGGCTCGACATCGGCGAAACCAAGCGCCGACAGCAGATCGACGAAGCACGGCGCGCCACCCTCGACGCATTGATCGGCGAGCGGCCGCTCAAGGAAATTCTCGACGGCATCGCGCGCCGGCTCGAAGCGCTCGATGCCGAGCTGCGCGTCTCGATCCTGGTCGTCGATCCGCGCGATGGCCGCCTCTACACGCAGGCCGGTCCGAGTCTGCCGGACTTCTACAACGCCGCGGTCGATGGGCTGGAGATCGGCGAAGGGCGGGGTTCCTGCGGCAGCGCCGCGGCGCTGGGCCAAAACGTCATCGTCGCGGACATCGACACGCATCCCTACTGGGCGCCGTATCGCGACATCGCCCATCGCGCCGACATCCGCGCCTGCTGGTCGGTGCCGTTATTCGAGGAAGGCGGCCAGGTGCTCGGCACCGTCGGCTGCTATTACGCCACGCCGCGCGCGCCAAGTGACAAAGATCTGGCATTGATCGAGGAATTCGCCCGGCTGGCGGCGCTCGCGGTGACCAAGGTGCGCGCCAACGAGCGCCTGCGCCAGGCGGCCGCGGTGTTCGCCGCGACGCGCGATGGCATCGTGATCACCGATCTGGCGCCGCGCATCCTCGCCGTCAATCGTGCCTGGAGCGAGATCACCGGCTACTCGGAAGCCGAAGCGCTCGGCCAGAATCCGCGCATGCTGAAATCGGGCCGCCAGGACCGGCCGTTCTATCAGACGCTGTGGGCGACGCTGCGCCAGGCCGGTCACTGGCAGGGCGAGATCTGGAACCGGCGCAAGAACGGCGAGATCTATGCCGAATGGCTCAGCATCAGCACCATCTATGACGAACGCGGGCGGCCGACCAATTATGTCGGCGTGCTCACCGATCTGTCGCACCTGAAGGCGGTCGAAGAGAAGCTCGAACACCTCGCCCATCACGACATCCTCACCGACCTGCCGAACCGGCTGATGATGCAGGTGCGGCTCGCCGCCGCGCTCGAGCGCGCGCATCGCAGTCCGCAACGCTTGGCGACACTATTCGTCGATCTCGACCGCTTCAAGGACGTCAATGACAGTCTCGGCCATCCGGCCGGCGATGCGTTGCTCGTCGAAGTGGCCAAGCGGCTGCGCAGCCGGCTGCGCGAAGAGGATCTGCTCGCGCGCGTCGGCGGCGATGAATTCGTCGCGGTATTGGAAAACCTCGAAACGCCCGATCAGGCGGCCATCGTGGCGCGCGGTCTGATCGAGCAGCTGACCGAGCCGTTTTTCATCAACGGCAGCGCGGTGTTCATCGGCGCTTCGATCGGCATCAGCCTGCACCCGGACGACGCCCAGGATGCCACCGAGTTGATCCAGCACGCCGACGCGGCGCTTTATCTCGCCAAGCAGGAAGGACGCAACACCTACCGCTTCCACACCGAGGCCTTGACCCGCGCGGCGCGCGAGCGGCTGACGCTGGAAACCCGCTTGCGCCAGGCGTTGGAGCATCAGGAGTTCGCGCTCCATTACCAGCCGCTCGTCGATCGCAACGGGCAGCCGTTCGGTGTCGAGGCCCTGATCCGCTGGCAGCCGCCAGGCGAGGAGATGGTAGCCCCGGCCCGCTTCATTCCGCTTGCCGAGGAAACCGGGCTGATCCTGCCGATCGGGCGCTGGGTGATCGAGACCGCCTGCCGGCAGATGGCCGCCTGGCGGCGCGCAGGGCTGCCGCTGCAAGCCTTGGCGGTGAATCTCTCGGCACGCCAGTTCGAGGATCCGCACCTGCCGACGCTGATCCGCTCGACGCTCGAAACCACCGGGCTGCCGGCCGACTGTCTCGAACTCGAGCTGACCGAGAGCCTGCTGATGAAGAACGTCGAACGCTCGCTGGCCGTGCTGCAAGAGTTCAAGGCGCTCGGCGTCAAGATCGCGATCGACGATTTCGGCACCGGCTATTCCTCGCTCGCCTATCTGCGGCGCTTCCCGGTCGATAAGCTGAAGATCGACCAAAGTTTCGTGCGTGATCTCGACGTCGATCCGAACGATCGCGAAATCGCCGCGACGATCGTCGCGATGGCGCGCAACCTCCACCTCGTCGTGCTCGCCGAAGGCGTCGAGAAATCGAGCCAATTCGAGATCCTCCACGGTTTCGGCTGCGACAGCTACCAAGGCTATCTGTTCGCCCGGCCGATGCCAGCGGACGATGTCCCCGCCTGGTGCGAAAAGCAGTAG
- a CDS encoding ABC transporter substrate-binding protein encodes MRRLVTLLGFAALLLGCAPEPQSLLLTVNPWLGYDPFVLARERGLLDPRLRIVEVMSNSDSRRALANGLIEATALTLDEALRAADAGIPIRIVAVLDVSEGADALLARPDIERLDQLEGKRIGVESGAVGSLMLDRLLTTAGLQRDAVQIVAVEASQHAALLQSGRVDAVITFEPMRTQLERRGYRVLFDSRALPGEIIDVLVARPGVDTALLLDTWRVGLTALARDRLAAAEVLAHGVDLSVEEYQQALSGLRFVFPEESARWLSGGKTAPLVERAAAIAEELRHRGEIKRPPEWQILLGRATQ; translated from the coding sequence ATGCGCCGGCTCGTCACCCTGCTTGGCTTCGCTGCCCTGCTTCTCGGCTGCGCCCCCGAACCGCAGTCGCTGCTGCTGACCGTCAATCCGTGGCTCGGCTATGACCCCTTCGTGCTGGCGCGCGAACGCGGGCTGCTCGATCCACGCCTGCGTATCGTCGAGGTCATGTCCAACAGCGACAGCCGGCGTGCGCTTGCCAATGGCCTGATCGAAGCGACCGCGCTCACCCTCGACGAAGCGCTGCGCGCGGCCGACGCCGGCATACCGATCCGGATCGTCGCCGTGCTCGATGTCTCCGAAGGCGCCGATGCGCTGCTCGCGCGCCCTGATATCGAACGCCTCGATCAGCTCGAAGGCAAGCGTATCGGCGTCGAGAGCGGCGCCGTCGGCAGCCTGATGCTTGACCGGCTGCTGACCACCGCCGGGCTTCAACGAGACGCGGTGCAGATCGTCGCGGTTGAAGCGAGCCAACATGCCGCCCTGCTGCAAAGCGGCCGCGTCGATGCCGTGATCACCTTCGAGCCGATGAGGACGCAGCTTGAGCGCCGCGGCTACCGTGTGCTGTTCGATAGCCGCGCGCTGCCCGGCGAGATCATCGACGTGCTCGTCGCGCGCCCCGGTGTCGATACGGCGCTGCTGCTCGACACCTGGCGTGTGGGCTTGACGGCATTGGCAAGGGATCGGCTGGCGGCAGCGGAGGTGCTCGCACACGGCGTCGACCTCTCGGTCGAGGAATATCAGCAGGCGCTTTCCGGTTTGCGTTTCGTTTTTCCAGAAGAAAGCGCACGCTGGCTTTCCGGCGGCAAGACTGCACCGCTGGTCGAGCGGGCCGCTGCGATCGCCGAGGAACTGAGGCATCGCGGCGAGATCAAACGGCCGCCCGAATGGCAGATTTTGCTGGGAAGGGCGACGCAATGA
- a CDS encoding PAS domain-containing protein, which translates to MNWLLRFPVRWALPIVLLLLSLLAIIWLHLLQRHEYALAVENDETMRLKERLAIEQTRLEMQLGLNNRLQVRRIVSSLGLRRDLMHAWLISPEGRVVASLSRLEIDEPWEKIRARLPAPLAAALASLPAEAPALDLSRPASADFLLGKINVRPDHRLVVVSDLAAPLSRRLASGRSELALQIGAFLLFALMVGVLLHLIWAKRMQRLLHAAQRLGAGDFTARAALPGADELANIGAAFDTMAQRVAQQQEEIRRLATLIEQSPLVAIIWRNEPGWPVAFVSDNIVRWGFDKRALLSGAIPYADLIHPDDLPMIAADVEQHLAQGPDRYVQEYRLRDAFGHWRWIEDHTWLLRDEKGQVSTIQGVLLDISARREAEEALHHQAAELAERNAELERFAAAATGREEEMIRLKREINALCREFGRPEPFDLGWLETEREARR; encoded by the coding sequence ATGAATTGGCTGCTGCGTTTCCCCGTCCGGTGGGCTTTGCCCATCGTGCTGTTGCTGTTGAGCCTCCTCGCCATCATCTGGCTACATCTCTTGCAGCGCCATGAGTACGCGCTGGCGGTCGAAAACGACGAGACGATGCGGCTCAAGGAAAGGCTGGCGATCGAGCAGACACGGCTCGAAATGCAGCTGGGCCTGAACAACCGGCTGCAGGTGCGACGCATCGTCAGCTCGCTCGGATTGCGCCGCGATCTCATGCATGCCTGGCTGATTTCGCCCGAGGGGCGCGTTGTGGCATCGCTTTCGCGGCTCGAGATCGACGAACCCTGGGAAAAGATCCGCGCCCGCCTGCCAGCACCGCTCGCCGCTGCGCTTGCCAGCCTGCCGGCCGAAGCGCCGGCACTTGACTTGAGCCGTCCTGCCAGCGCCGACTTTCTGCTCGGCAAGATAAATGTCCGCCCCGATCATCGCCTCGTCGTCGTCAGCGATCTCGCCGCCCCGCTCTCCCGCCGGCTGGCCTCCGGCCGCAGCGAGCTGGCGTTGCAGATCGGCGCCTTCCTGCTGTTCGCGCTCATGGTCGGCGTGCTGTTGCATCTGATCTGGGCCAAACGCATGCAACGCCTGTTACACGCCGCCCAACGCCTTGGCGCCGGCGATTTCACCGCGCGCGCCGCGTTGCCGGGGGCGGACGAGCTCGCCAACATCGGCGCCGCCTTCGACACGATGGCCCAACGGGTCGCCCAGCAGCAGGAGGAAATTCGCCGGTTGGCAACGCTGATCGAACAATCACCGCTCGTAGCAATCATCTGGCGCAACGAACCCGGCTGGCCGGTGGCGTTCGTCAGCGACAACATCGTGCGCTGGGGATTCGACAAACGCGCGCTGCTCTCTGGCGCCATCCCGTATGCCGATTTGATCCATCCGGACGATCTGCCCATGATCGCCGCCGATGTAGAGCAGCATCTCGCCCAAGGACCCGACCGTTATGTCCAGGAATACCGGCTCCGCGATGCCTTCGGTCACTGGCGCTGGATCGAGGATCACACTTGGCTGCTTCGTGATGAAAAGGGACAGGTGAGCACGATCCAGGGCGTGCTGCTCGATATCAGCGCACGACGGGAAGCCGAGGAGGCGCTGCACCACCAGGCCGCCGAACTGGCCGAACGCAATGCCGAGCTGGAACGCTTCGCCGCCGCGGCGACCGGCCGCGAAGAGGAAATGATCCGCCTCAAGCGTGAGATCAACGCCCTGTGCCGGGAATTCGGCCGGCCCGAACCCTTCGATCTCGGCTGGCTCGAAACCGAACGGGAAGCCCGGCGATGA
- a CDS encoding sensor histidine kinase, with amino-acid sequence MKFSSPSRAALRITLAYLIFAGLWIVASDAVLAFFVRDVETIASLGMLKGLTFVAVTALLLYLLLVRRFTGLANAFAERDAALADLQQGLARFEAVFEQAAVGIALVAPDGRWLKVNRRLAEIVGYTPEELLEKTFQDITHPDDLAADLAYVRQMLAREIERYAMEKRYIRKDGSTVWILLTVALVWQANGKPDYFISVVEDITRQHEAETRLKEALAWQKRARLATLNQMEDALAARREAEAANAELRELNATLEARVAERTEALKALNQSLESFVYSVSHDLKTPLRGIDGYCRLLEEDYAERLDDEGRLFLANVRNGVTRMQALIDDLLAYSRMERKPLTTTAVDPRGIIENLLAERGQEIEARNVQVRIALPPLTLAADADGLAIVLRNLLDNALKFTRHTPRAEIVIEGGARDGGVHLMVRDNGIGFEMKYHDRIFEIFQRLHRLEDYPGTGVGLALVKKAVERMGGRVWAESAPGAGATFHLWLPAAVG; translated from the coding sequence ATGAAATTTTCCTCGCCCTCGCGCGCCGCGCTACGCATCACGCTGGCCTATCTCATCTTTGCCGGCCTGTGGATCGTCGCCTCCGATGCCGTACTGGCGTTCTTCGTTCGCGACGTCGAAACGATCGCCTCGCTGGGCATGCTCAAGGGGCTGACCTTCGTTGCCGTCACCGCGCTGCTGTTGTACCTGCTGCTCGTGCGCCGTTTCACCGGACTTGCCAACGCCTTCGCCGAACGCGATGCAGCATTGGCCGATCTGCAACAGGGTCTCGCGCGCTTCGAGGCGGTCTTCGAACAGGCTGCGGTCGGCATCGCGCTGGTCGCACCCGATGGCCGCTGGCTGAAAGTCAACCGCCGGCTGGCCGAGATCGTCGGTTACACGCCCGAAGAGTTGCTGGAAAAGACCTTCCAGGACATCACCCATCCGGACGATCTGGCCGCCGACCTCGCCTATGTGCGGCAGATGCTGGCACGCGAGATCGAACGCTATGCGATGGAAAAGCGCTACATCCGCAAGGATGGCTCGACGGTGTGGATCCTCCTCACCGTGGCGCTGGTGTGGCAAGCCAATGGCAAGCCGGACTACTTCATCTCGGTCGTCGAGGACATTACCCGCCAGCACGAAGCCGAAACGCGGCTCAAGGAGGCGCTCGCCTGGCAGAAACGGGCACGGCTGGCCACGCTGAACCAGATGGAAGACGCCCTGGCCGCACGGCGTGAGGCCGAAGCCGCCAACGCCGAGTTGCGCGAACTCAACGCCACTCTCGAAGCGCGGGTCGCCGAGCGCACCGAGGCGCTGAAAGCGCTGAATCAGTCGCTGGAGAGCTTCGTCTATTCGGTCTCGCACGATCTGAAGACACCGCTCAGAGGCATCGACGGATATTGCCGGCTGCTGGAGGAGGACTATGCCGAGCGGCTCGACGACGAGGGCCGGCTGTTCCTCGCCAACGTGCGCAATGGGGTGACGCGCATGCAGGCACTGATCGACGATTTGCTCGCCTATTCGCGCATGGAGCGCAAGCCGCTCACCACCACCGCGGTCGATCCGCGCGGCATCATCGAGAACCTGCTGGCGGAGCGAGGCCAGGAGATCGAAGCACGCAATGTCCAGGTGCGCATCGCGCTGCCGCCGCTCACCCTCGCCGCCGATGCCGACGGCCTGGCGATCGTGCTGCGCAATCTGCTCGACAACGCGCTGAAATTCACCCGCCACACGCCGCGAGCAGAAATCGTCATCGAAGGCGGAGCGCGCGATGGAGGCGTTCATCTGATGGTGCGCGACAACGGCATCGGCTTCGAGATGAAGTATCACGATCGCATCTTCGAGATCTTCCAGCGGCTGCACCGGCTCGAGGACTATCCGGGCACCGGCGTGGGGCTTGCGCTGGTGAAAAAGGCCGTCGAGCGCATGGGCGGGCGCGTCTGGGCGGAAAGCGCGCCCGGCGCCGGTGCGACGTTCCATCTCTGGCTGCCGGCCGCCGTAGGCTGA
- a CDS encoding thiamine pyrophosphate-binding protein, which produces MQITVAALITRFMERLGLRAIYGMPGSHILPVYDAIYDSPIKTVLVKHEQGAAFMACGEARATRRPAACITTAGPGATNLVTGIANAYADKLPLLIITGETSTSIFGKGGLQESSGEGGSIDQSDIFRGITRYHRIVERTDYLLQVLRQATRILLSPNAGPVLLSFPYNIQKELVDADLLEAIRFVTEAPRICNSFAATEEMGRMIRAARHPVIVAGHGCFRAGAQGALQKLGERHAIRVATTLKGKGLISENDPRALGCLGVTSDGSAFRHIVEHADLIIVLGASFNERTSNLWDARLMAGKRVIQVDHDASQLEKVFRADLAIHGDIRAVLEDLLICLADFPAPPPPTYERAPVAPNFTAIAHLFDRIVERLPEAMIFDDNIILAQTYLKASPQHRYFPNSGVSALGHAIPAAIGARCAVATPTFAILGDGGFQMCCMELMTAVNYRIPVNIVMINNGTLGLIRKNQFQLYRERYIDCDFVNPDFALLAQSFGIRHFRIETAADVDRLFDAADLTGGINLIEVMWDKNVFPTYRSDR; this is translated from the coding sequence ATGCAGATCACCGTCGCCGCCCTCATCACTCGCTTCATGGAGCGCCTCGGCCTGCGTGCCATCTACGGCATGCCCGGTTCGCACATCCTGCCGGTCTATGATGCGATCTACGACTCGCCGATCAAGACGGTGCTCGTCAAGCACGAGCAGGGCGCGGCCTTCATGGCCTGCGGCGAGGCGCGCGCGACGCGCCGGCCCGCCGCCTGCATCACCACCGCCGGGCCCGGCGCGACGAATCTGGTCACCGGCATCGCCAATGCCTATGCCGACAAGCTGCCGCTGTTGATCATCACCGGCGAGACCTCGACCTCGATCTTCGGCAAGGGCGGTTTGCAGGAGTCTTCCGGCGAGGGCGGCAGCATCGATCAGAGCGACATCTTTCGCGGCATCACGCGTTATCACCGCATCGTCGAGCGCACCGACTATCTCTTGCAGGTGCTGCGCCAGGCCACGCGCATCCTGCTCTCGCCCAACGCCGGCCCGGTGCTGCTCTCCTTTCCCTACAACATCCAGAAGGAACTGGTCGACGCCGACCTGCTCGAAGCGATCCGCTTCGTCACCGAGGCGCCGCGCATCTGCAACAGTTTCGCGGCGACCGAGGAGATGGGACGCATGATCCGCGCCGCGCGTCATCCGGTAATCGTCGCCGGTCACGGTTGCTTCCGCGCCGGTGCGCAAGGCGCGTTGCAAAAACTCGGCGAACGGCATGCGATCCGCGTCGCCACGACCTTGAAGGGCAAGGGCCTGATCAGCGAAAACGACCCAAGGGCGCTCGGCTGCCTGGGGGTGACTTCGGACGGCAGCGCCTTCCGCCACATCGTCGAACATGCCGACCTGATCATCGTGCTCGGCGCCAGCTTCAACGAGCGCACCAGCAATCTGTGGGATGCGCGGCTGATGGCCGGCAAGCGCGTGATCCAGGTCGATCACGACGCCAGCCAGCTGGAAAAAGTGTTTCGCGCCGATCTGGCGATCCACGGCGACATCCGCGCCGTGCTTGAAGACTTGCTGATCTGCCTGGCCGATTTTCCCGCCCCGCCGCCACCGACTTACGAGCGCGCGCCGGTGGCGCCGAATTTCACCGCGATCGCCCACCTGTTCGACCGTATCGTCGAGCGCCTGCCCGAGGCGATGATCTTCGACGACAACATCATTCTCGCCCAGACCTATCTGAAGGCTTCGCCGCAGCATCGCTATTTCCCGAATTCCGGCGTCTCGGCACTCGGCCATGCGATCCCGGCGGCGATCGGCGCGCGTTGCGCGGTGGCCACCCCCACCTTCGCGATCCTCGGTGACGGCGGCTTCCAGATGTGCTGCATGGAGCTGATGACCGCGGTGAATTACCGCATTCCGGTAAACATCGTGATGATCAACAACGGCACCCTGGGCCTGATCCGCAAGAACCAATTTCAGCTCTATCGCGAGCGTTACATCGACTGCGATTTCGTCAATCCCGATTTCGCGCTGCTGGCGCAAAGCTTCGGCATCCGCCATTTCCGCATCGAGACCGCCGCCGACGTCGATCGCCTTTTCGACGCCGCCGATCTGACCGGCGGCATCAATCTGATCGAAGTGATGTGGGATAAAAACGTCTTTCCCACCTATCGTTCCGACCGATGA
- a CDS encoding phenylacetate--CoA ligase family protein has product MGTAALRVWLHRRQRPLRYRLLRELLATQALSREALAEKQRRDLAAIIAFARENTAYYAKRLRLCADWRIEALPILTKDDVRAHLPELLVRGHDPATTPIGHTGGSTGQPLAFYYDDFKHELMRAGMMRSYLLSGWRPGQKILNFWGARQDTVKGGVFGSAAWDDFIAAEKTLPAHEIDAAKLAFWADFICRYRPALLQGYASILALLARFVLDEKRSMPDCLIGVYSTAEMLSDEMRETIEAAFGCKVFNQYGSREIPNIACECRHGNMHIFTDMVWLESIDGQLIVTSLTNRLMPMIRYAIGDCGELLDGECSCGLPFPLLAMGVCRHNDLIRTPDGGRLHPSFFNRLLYGLTQIRQYQFEQDAPDRLRLHLAADEPLSAKTVAHLRAEIAAVGLALSIDYVPEIARTISGKQRFVIRAI; this is encoded by the coding sequence ATGGGCACGGCTGCTCTGAGAGTCTGGCTGCACCGGCGCCAGCGCCCGCTGCGCTATCGGCTGCTGCGCGAATTGCTGGCAACGCAGGCGCTATCACGAGAAGCATTGGCGGAGAAACAGCGCCGCGACCTGGCGGCGATCATCGCCTTCGCGCGCGAAAACACGGCCTATTATGCAAAACGGCTGCGCCTTTGCGCCGACTGGCGTATCGAAGCCCTGCCGATCCTGACCAAGGACGACGTGCGCGCCCATCTGCCCGAGCTGCTCGTCCGCGGCCACGATCCGGCAACCACGCCGATCGGCCACACCGGCGGCTCGACCGGCCAGCCGCTGGCGTTCTATTACGACGACTTCAAGCACGAGCTGATGCGCGCCGGCATGATGCGGAGCTACCTGCTCTCGGGCTGGCGGCCGGGGCAGAAGATCCTCAATTTCTGGGGCGCGCGCCAGGACACGGTCAAAGGCGGCGTATTCGGCTCGGCTGCCTGGGATGACTTCATCGCCGCAGAGAAGACCCTGCCAGCCCACGAAATCGACGCAGCGAAACTCGCTTTTTGGGCCGATTTCATCTGCCGTTACCGGCCGGCGCTGCTGCAGGGCTATGCGTCGATCCTCGCTTTGCTTGCGCGCTTCGTGCTCGACGAAAAGCGTTCGATGCCCGATTGTCTGATCGGTGTGTATTCCACCGCCGAAATGCTCAGCGACGAGATGCGCGAGACGATCGAGGCGGCTTTTGGCTGCAAGGTGTTCAACCAATATGGCAGCCGCGAGATCCCCAACATCGCCTGCGAGTGCCGCCACGGCAACATGCACATTTTCACCGACATGGTCTGGCTCGAATCGATCGATGGGCAGCTCATCGTCACTTCGCTCACCAACCGGTTGATGCCGATGATCCGCTATGCGATCGGCGATTGCGGCGAACTGCTAGACGGCGAATGTTCCTGCGGCCTGCCGTTTCCGCTGCTGGCGATGGGTGTTTGCCGCCACAACGACCTGATCCGCACGCCGGACGGAGGACGTCTGCACCCATCCTTCTTCAATCGCTTACTGTATGGCCTGACGCAGATCAGGCAGTATCAATTCGAGCAGGACGCGCCGGATCGGCTGCGTCTTCATCTCGCCGCGGATGAGCCGCTTTCGGCAAAGACCGTCGCGCATCTTCGCGCCGAGATTGCCGCCGTGGGGCTGGCATTGTCGATCGACTATGTGCCGGAGATCGCGCGCACGATCTCCGGCAAGCAGCGCTTCGTGATCCGGGCGATCTGA
- a CDS encoding isochorismatase family protein yields the protein MKPLTLTAQDALLIVDVQNDFLPGGALAVPAGDAVIAPLNRWIERFRAAGLPIIASRDWHPVDHCSFAPQGGPWPPHCIAGSAGAAFAAALALPDDAWVISKATAKDEEAYSAFAGTDLDARLHARGIRRLFVGGLATDYCVKNTVLDALRLGYAMRLLTDAIRAVDVRAGDGERALAEMAAAGAELWAGTP from the coding sequence ATGAAACCGCTCACCCTGACGGCGCAAGACGCGCTGTTGATCGTCGATGTGCAAAACGATTTCCTGCCGGGCGGCGCCCTGGCGGTGCCCGCCGGCGATGCGGTGATCGCGCCGCTCAATCGCTGGATCGAACGCTTCCGGGCGGCTGGCCTGCCGATCATCGCCTCACGCGATTGGCACCCCGTCGATCATTGCTCATTCGCGCCGCAGGGCGGACCGTGGCCGCCCCATTGCATCGCCGGCAGCGCCGGCGCCGCTTTCGCCGCCGCGCTGGCGCTGCCCGACGACGCCTGGGTGATTTCCAAGGCGACAGCGAAGGACGAGGAAGCCTACTCGGCTTTCGCCGGCACCGATCTCGACGCGCGGCTGCACGCACGAGGCATCCGCCGCCTGTTCGTCGGCGGGCTCGCCACCGACTATTGCGTCAAGAACACGGTGCTCGATGCGCTGCGCCTCGGCTACGCGATGAGACTGCTGACCGATGCGATCCGGGCGGTCGATGTACGAGCCGGCGATGGTGAGCGCGCGCTCGCCGAGATGGCGGCCGCCGGCGCCGAGCTGTGGGCCGGCACGCCATGA